In a single window of the Raphanus sativus cultivar WK10039 chromosome 9, ASM80110v3, whole genome shotgun sequence genome:
- the LOC108828186 gene encoding LOW QUALITY PROTEIN: uncharacterized protein LOC108828186 (The sequence of the model RefSeq protein was modified relative to this genomic sequence to represent the inferred CDS: deleted 2 bases in 1 codon) produces MAETESAEINCVYVDTNLDTHLMLPVDNNETVSDFKEKLCKEHLHCFPKIGEINVYAVKVEHQNKRGLLLDYHLPDFMCLSLAFEGLSSNCWFLSVDAAAVSVLDKAELMDDADDKCSDHELLEKKNKQIATDSLPLLGYTTPERDLVTQVAEKTTKKRKLRSPDGGKVGRNLPIMISCWRRTRRLQLILLLDGYNKNQTPEEDLETPVVEKTRKKRKLKAFDGETSLKKPSVDVSQSAAAATTVSRFDVDGSHDLGGNVGSESSPREKLDDVATGKEIEMGDKSVQEDLEGDKIENNDLVSHPANLLDTDSGLTTKPDTEMKKKRRKKRSEDDINQSSAAAATPSGLPANVDGVDATPDSLLISGGNPLAEASQKENDLAENSVDDLAKDKNETENLESGTEIHLDANNLEKETKKGSNDDINQSSSGAAATVITSGDVVNQIKEVPADVDPVDTAPESLLISRGENLDIHFAEASQKDTEMVEKSVEDVGRDNTGTDNIASCPENHLDTNSGLTTRPDTEKKKKRKKRSKDDSNGVPSASAAITTTSRDIVNEINGVPATVDPVDATPASLPMSGGTVAESSQKGNEMVEKIDDDVGSGKAIQSAEDSIQTNNVEVDVADGTKSVKPTKKRKSKKAKTLTEEDTPVASGTQNVAAIEAVDGEGTDNVIRNVLDSLQEKNETEGDLDRTGKKSSKKAKKKHSSKVAESQVLSVEVNNAALVETPPLINNPKDTDVLCTPTKKDAESDASLLKKSSEIAEDNSLSKKSPTEKVDMGDNFGCSPNQDQVAGGAKSKKKEKKKGLDLHPSGSIAGSLNSVKPKEKKSRGQQQPASSGASHLKSVAKSGRSGSVKTTVSSKKQVVKKSSKPVAVDNKRKTNFFENAENCNSSEDEHNNKTCDDVSTKTPSDYSSENDSDVTSMSRKQQGNNLSGGANKFEGSLQDLLRRSSSYKKALIRAQSQPDIDDDSPIDCVPDSQGV; encoded by the exons ATGGCGGAAACGGAATCAGCGGAGATCAACTGCGTGTATGTAGATACGAACCTAGACACCCATCTCATGCTTCCCGTTGACAACAATGAAACCGTCTCCGATTTCAAAG AGAAACTATGCAAGGAGCATCTTCACTGTTTCCCAAAAATTGGAGAAATCAATGTCTATGCGGTTAAG GTTGAACATCAGAATAAAAGGGGTCTCCTTTTAGATTATCACTTGCCGGATTTTATGTGTTTGAGTTTGGCCTTCGAGGGTCTCAGTAGCAACTGCTGGTTTCTTTCTGTCGATGCCGCCGCCGTGTCTGTACTTGACAAGGCTGAGCTAATGGATGATGCTGATGACAAGTGTTCAGACCATGAGCTGCTTGAGAAGAAGAACAAGCAGATTGCGACTGATTCTCTACCTTTACTTGGATATACTACGCCTGAACGAGATTTGGTAACTCAAGTAGCTGAGAAGACAACAAAGAAGAGGAAGCTGAGAAGTCCGGATGGTGGAAAAGTGGGAAGAAACCTTCCAATCATGATCAGTTGCTGGAGAAGAACAAGGAGATTGCAACTGATTCTC CTTTTAGATGGGTATAACAAGAACCAGACTCCTGAAGAAGATTTGGAAACTCCAGTAGTTGAGAAGACGCGTAAGAAGAGGAAGCTGAAAGCTTTTGATGGAGAAACAAGTCTCAAGAAACCTTCGGTTGATGTCAGTCaatctgctgctgctgctacaACTGTTTCAAGATTTGATGTTGATGGGAGTCATGACTTAGGTGGAAATGTTGGTTCTGAATCTTCACCCAGAGAAAAACTAGATGATGTTGCAACAGGAAAAG AGATTGAGATGGGGGATAAATCTGTCCAAGAAGATTTGGAAGGAGATAAAATAGAGAACAATGATCTGGTGAGCCACCCAGCAAATCTTTTGGACACTGACAGTGGGTTGACAACCAAACCAGATACAGAGATGAAGAAAAAAAGGCGAAAGAAGAGGTCAGAAGATGACATCAATCAAtcttctgctgctgctgctactcCGAGCGGACTTCCTGCAAATGTAGATGGTGTTGATGCAACTCCTGATTCTCTTCTAATCTCAGGAGGCAATCCTCTCGCAGAAGCAAGTCAGAAAG AAAATGATCTGGCTGAGAATTCTGTCGATGATTTAgcaaaagataaaaatgaaaCTGAGAATCTAGAGAGTGGCACGGAAATTCATCTGGACGCTAACAATTTAGAGAAAGAGACGAAGAAAGGCTCAAACGATGACATCAATCAATCTTCTTCTGGCGCTGCTGCTACTGTTATAACTTCAGGAGATGTTGTGAATCAGATAAAAGAAGTCCCTGCAGATGTAGATCCTGTTGATACTGCTCCTGAATCTCTTCTAATCTCAAGAGGAGAAAATCTTGATATTCATTTTGCAGAAGCAAGTCAGAAAG ACACTGAGATGGTTGAGAAATCTGTTGAAGATGTGGGAAGAGACAATACTGGAACTGATAATATAGCGAGCTGCCCTGAAAATCATTTGGACACTAACAGTGGGTTGACAACCAGACCAGAtacagagaagaaaaaaaagcgAAAGAAGAGATCAAAAGATGACAGTAATGGAGTTCCTTCTGCTTCTGCTGCTATTACAACAACTTCAAGAGATATTGTGAATGAGATAAATGGAGTTCCTGCTACTGTAGATCCTGTCGATGCTACTCCTGCATCTCTTCCTATGTCAGGAGGCACCGTTGCAGAATCAAGTCAGAAAG GAAATGAGATGGTGGAGAAGATTGATGACGATGTTGGAAGTGGAAAAGCTATACAAAGTGCTGAAGATAGCATCCAGACCAATAACGTTGAAGTAGATGTTGCTGATGGGACTAAGTCTGTGAAGCCTACGAAGAAGAGAAAGTCCAAAAAAGCCAAGACCCTAACTGAAGAAGATACTCCGGTCGCTTCTGGTACACAGAATGTTGCAGCTATCGAAGCTGTAGATGGAGAAGGGACTGATAATGTCATCAGAAATGTATTAGATTCTTTGCAGGAAAAGAATGAAACTGAGGGAGATCTGGACAGAACTGGGAAGAAATCAAGCAAGAAAGCGAAGAAGAAACACTCTTCTAAAGTTGCGGAGTCCCAAGTCTTGTCAGTTGAAGTAAACAATGCTGCCCTGGTGGAGACTCCTCCTCTCATCAACAACCCTAAAGACACTGATGTCTTATGCACGCCAACTAAGAAAGATGCTGAGAGTGATGCTTCACTGTTGAAAAAGAGTTCTGAGATTGCTGAAGATAATAGCCTTTCCAAGAAAAGTCCAACAGAGAAGGTTGATATGGGAGATAATTTTGGTTGCAGCCCAAATCAAGATCAAGTGGCTGGTGGAGCTAAATCTaaaaagaaggagaagaagaaggggcTTGATCTTCATCCAAGCGGTTCCATCGCGGGTTCATTGAACTCAGTGAAACCGAAAGAGAAAAAATCTAGAGGTCAACAACAACCAGCTAGCTCAGGTGCTAGTCATTTGAAGTCAGTGGCTAAGAGTGGACGCAGTGGATCCGTGAAAACCACTGTCAGCAGCAAGAAACAAGTGGTGAAGAAAAGCTCTAAACCGGTAGCAGTGGACAACAAGAGGAAGACGAATTTCTTTGAGAATGCTGAGAATTGTAATTCGTCAGAGGATGAACATAATAACAAGACTTGTGATGATGTCTCCACCAAAACACCATCAGATTATTCATCAGAGAATGATAGTGATGTGACTTCTATGTCCAGGAAGCAGCAAG GAAACAATCTGTCTGGAGGAGCAAATAA GTTTGAAGGGAGCCTACAAGATTTGCTGAGAAGGTCAAGCAGTTACAAGAAGGCTTTAATCAGAGCTCAGTCACAACCCGATATAGATGATGACTCTCCGATAGATTGCGTCCCAGATAGCCAAGGCGTCTAA
- the LOC108823818 gene encoding probable DEAD-box ATP-dependent RNA helicase 48, which yields MYSTILRERSGSIWSRLILSRNMGGGPRTFPGGLNKWQWKRMHEKKAREKENKLLDQEKQLYEARIRSEIRAKMLGGGNRDSNENTAAKKPNQSHGPLSPQEHIKSLADRFMKAGAEDLWNEDDGPVVKGSRLNRVGNGGSRSSSVIDVRRLGSVGGDGRRGFSSMSRGGRFKRNESSCDEGDEFDGRKFDTLSPFSPGFAGKKEKVKSVSNVVRNKGLFGRRKFRKNDSSTEEEDSEEEDGKMGGWMDVRRTGSSASLGNHDFRLTKRVQRNVSEEELYPPLDINDVREDLSKRKSVENVVEESGEPRDSIYSGRRFDESSISPLTLKALSASGIVKMTRVQDATLSECLDGQDALVKAKTGTGKSMAFLLPAIETVLKATESSNGVHRVPPILVLILCPTRELASQIAAEGKALLKYHDGIDVQTLIGGTRFKRDQQRLQSEPCQILIATPGRLLDHIENKSNITSRLMALKLFVVDEADLLLDLGFRRDVEKIIDCLPRQRQSLLFSATIPKEVRRVSQLVLKRDHSYIDTIGLGCVETHDKVKQSCLIAPHESHFHLVPHLLKEHINNTADYKIIVFCSTGMVTSLMYNLLREMKLNVREIHARKAQLHRTRVSDEFKESKRLILVTSDVSARGMNYPDVTLVIQVGIPSDREQYIHRLGRTGREGKGGKGLLLIAPWERYFLDELKDLPIEPIQVPDLDSRFKLEVDESMGKIDTSIKEAAYHAWLGYYNSVRETGRDKTTLAELANRFCYSIGLEKPPALFRKTAVKMGLKGISGIPIRK from the exons ATGTACTCGACGATTCTCCGGGAACGATCCGGATCCATATGGAGCCGCCTAATCCTCTCTCGAAACATGGGCGGAGGTCCCAGAACCTTCCCGGGAGGCCTCAACAAGTGGCAGTGGAAACGAATGCACGAGAAGAAAGccagagagaaagagaacaaGCTCTTGGACCAAGAGAAGCAGCTCTACGAGGCTCGGATCCGATCAGAGATCCGAGCCAAGATGCTGGGAGGAGGAAACCGCGATTCCAACGAAAACACGGCGGCGAAAAAACCGAATCAGAGCCACGGACCGTTGAGTCCCCAAGAGCATATCAAGTCCTTGGCCGATCGGTTTATGAAAGCCGGAGCTGAGGATCTGTGGAACGAAGACGATGGGCCTGTTGTTAAAGGGTCGAGGTTGAATCGCGTGGGGAATGGTGGGTCACGGTCAAGTTCGGTAATTGATGTTAGGAGGTTAGGTTCGGTGGGTGGTGATGGTAGGAGAGGGTTTTCGAGTATGAGTAGAGGAGGTAGGTTTAAGAGGAATGAGAGTTCTTGTGACGAAGGAGATGAGTTTGATGGTAGAAAGTTTGATACTTTGAGTCCTTTCTCTCCTGGTTTTGCTGGTAAGAAGGAGAAGGTGAAGAGTGTGAGTAATGTTGTGAGGAACAAAGGTTTGTTTGGTCGGAGGAAGTTTAGGAAGAACGATAGCTcgactgaagaagaagattcagAGGAGGAAGATGGGAAGATGGGTGGGTGGATGGATGTGAGGAGAACAGGAAGCAGTGCTTCTTTAGGGAACCATGATTTCAGACTGACGAAAAGAGTGCAGAGGAATGTCAGTGAGGAAGAGCTTTATCCTCCGTTGGATATCAATGATGTTAGAGAAGATCTTAGCAAAAGGAAGTCTGTGGAGAATGTAGTGGAGGAGAGTGGAGAGCCTCGTGACTCAATTTACAGTGGAAGAAG ATTTGATGAGTCTAGTATATCTCCTTTGACTCTAAAGGCACTTTCTGCTTCTGGCATTGTTAAGATGACTAGAGTACAAGATGCTACTCTCTCTGAATGCCTTGACG GTCAAGATGCATTGGTCAAAGCCAAAACCGGAACAGGGAAAAGCATGGCCTTTTTG CTTCCTGCAATTGAAACAGTTCTGAAAGCTACGGAAAGCAGCAACGGTGTTCACAGAGTTCCTCCAATACTCGTTCTTATCCTATGTCCCACAAGAGAACTTGCAAGCCAGATAGCTGCGGAAGGCAAGGCTCTGCTCAAATACCATGACGGGATCGATGTTCAGACTCTGATTGGAGGTACCAGGTTCAAACGTGATCAGCAACGCCTGCAGTCCGAGCCATGCCAG ATACTCATTGCAACTCCGGGAAGGCTTTTGGATCATATAGAGAATAAGTCTAACATAACGTCGCGTTTGATGGCGCTGAAGTTGTTTGTAGTGGACGAGGCAGATCTCTTGCTAGACTTGGGATTCAGGAGGGATGTCGAAAAGATCATTGATTGTTTGCCTCGTCAAAGAcaatctcttctcttttctgCAACCATTCCTAAAGAGGTACGTCGAGTATCTCAGCTTGTTTTGAAAAGAGATCACTCATACATCGACACAATTGGTCTCGGTTGTGTAGAGACCCATGATAAG GTGAAGCAGTCTTGTCTTATTGCTCCACACGAATCTCACTTCCACTTAGTACCTCATCTTTTGAAAGAGCACATCAACAACACAGCTGATTATAAG ATAATAGTGTTCTGTTCAACCGGTATGGTAACATCTCTGATGTACAATCTGCTCCGGGAAATGAAGCTGAACGTTAGGGAGATTCACGCTAGGAAAGCTCAACTCCATAGAACACGTGTCTCAGACGAGTTCAAAGAATCGAAAAGACTGATTCTTGTGACGTCTGATGTGTCTGCTCGTGGAATGAACTATCCAGATGTTACTTTGGTTATTCAG GTAGGTATACCGAGTGATAGAGAACAGTATATACATAGGCTTGGTAGAACCGGGAGAGAAGGCAAAGGAGGCAAAGGGTTGCTTTTGATTGCTCCATGGGAGAGATACTTTCTTGATGAGCTTAAAGATTTGCCTATTGAACCAATTCAAGTTCCTGATCTTGATTCAAGATTTAAACTTGAg GTTGATGAGTCGATGGGTAAGATTGATACAAGCATTAAAGAAGCAGCTTACCATGCTTGGCTCGGTTATTACAACTCGGTTCGAGAAACCGGTAGAGATAAAACCACGTTGGCTGAGTTAGCTAACCGGTTTTGCTATTCTATTGGTTTAGAGAAACCTCCTGCTCTGTTCCGAAAAACAGCGGTTAAGATGGGTCTCAAAGGCATCTCCGGTATTCCAATCCGGAAATAA